In Strongyloides ratti genome assembly S_ratti_ED321, scaffold srae_chrx_scaffold0000002, a single window of DNA contains:
- a CDS encoding Golgin subfamily A member 7/ERF4 domain-containing protein, with the protein MSELQELMITAKGKNLSDCKRSFILRDYSDGIHVKFSTEISGLIADRCEREVWIDFITTINEKFAEASSVDVQSVSETILNCLTCYLSTVFFQSKYQKKLNSIMRYIEDKNKTVFIQRKLFVVNPMKKGLRVLEVICLNEFEAPPPQVLNNSIPLVPR; encoded by the exons ATGAGTGAGCTACAGGAGCTAATGATAACGGCAAAAGGAAAAAATCTTTCAGATTGCAAAAGATCTTTTATCCTTCGTGATTATAGTGATGGTATTCATGTTAAATTTAGTACAGAGATATCAGGATTAATTGCTGATAGATGTGAAAGAGAAGTATGGATTGATTTTATTACAactataaatgaaaaatttgcTGAAGCATCATCTGTTGACGTTCAATCTGTTAGTGAAACAATACTTAATTGTCTTACTTGTTACCTATCAACTGTTTTCTTTCAAtcaaaatatcaaaaaaaacttaattcAATTATGAGGTATattgaagataaaaataaaactgtTTTTATACAAAGAAAACTTTTTGTCGTAAATCCAATGAAGAAAGGCTTACGTGtc cttGAAGTTATATGTCTCAATGAATTTGAAGCTCCTCCGCCACAAGTCCTCAATAATTCGATACCTTTAGTTCCAAGATAA
- a CDS encoding StAR-related lipid transfer protein 7,mitochondrial — protein MIGRFLKKISFSRLRVLPFIIKDGKKLHHLIPINKKYNHYDYNNNNKRIKYFPRSYLYALVGGFSGIFVNDDDKMLTEMLNENVKYIHSNDLAIKNLNEEQKKDGWELLHYQHGLKVLRRKRNFGGKELWEYRCIGKYDDISLCDFVDAQFDLNYRLSWDPNVSCLKQIYNEEYGKKAIVKWIAKFPWPMSSRLYIYKRLIMVDEENFKVILFSKGLNQTEYEDNDKNLVRVSNYISTMVVECIPGKGFFDNGINYILTYIDDPEAEIPNHLYDYIVKRSGPTFMDNVFNAAKKLHENRVKKKLNGENYKSLFTEFLNEKKEAAKLVKGEKDDDEIEREWIMDNLIKF, from the exons atgatagggagatttttaaaaaaaatctctTTTAGTCGTTTAAGGGTACTTCCTTTTATCATTAAGGACGGAAAG AAACTTCATCATTTAATaccaattaataaaaaatataatcattatgattacaataataataacaagagaataaaatattttcctcGATCATATTTATATGCACTTGTTGGTGGATTTTCTGGAATATTTGTAAATGATGATGATAAAATGTTAACAGAAATGttaaatgaaaatgttaaata tattcaTTCAAATGATTtagcaataaaaaatttaaatgaagaacaaaaaaaagatggCTGGGAATTACTTCATTATCAACACGGGCTTAAAGTTCttagaagaaaaagaaattttggTGGTAAAGAATTATGGGAATATAGATGTATAGGAAAATATGATGATATATCATTATGTGATTTTGTTGATGCTCAG ttcGATTTGAATTATCGTTTATCATGGGATCCAAATGTCTCAtgtttaaaacaaatttataatgaGGAGTATGGTAAAAAAGCAATTGTTAAATGGATAGCTAAATTTCCGTGGCCAATGTCTTCAAGATTATACATATACAAACGTTTAATTATGGTTGATGAAGAAAACTTTAAAGTTATTCTTTTTTCTAAAGGTCTCAATCAAACGGAATATGAGGACAATGACAAAAATTTAGTAAGGGTGTCTAACTATATCTCTACAATGGTTGTTGAATGTATTCCTGGCAAAGGTTTTTTTGATAATGgcataaattatattttaacatatatcGATGATCCTGAAGCTGAAATACCAAATCATTTGTATgattatattgttaaaagaaGTGGTCCAACGTTTATGGATAACGTATTTAATGCTGCAAAAAAACTTCATGAAAATagggtaaaaaaaaagttgaatgGAGAAAATTACAAAAGTTTGTTTactgaatttttaaatgaaaagaaGGAAGCCGCAAAATTAGTAAAAGGTGAAAAAGATGATGATGAAATAGAAAGAGAGTGGATAATGGATaacttaataaaattttaa
- a CDS encoding Protein C3orf33, with translation MGQNSEEYVLGIPQLPNTINKSLIDEYPSIIVRGGIIVTGLVSLGIYLKTSPSFRRFKHVSQIPKMFYDKEILMKGIVKDVSLTGKFSIEHLPLIKVSLINTSKGIKPINVNLAGIELSNEVIKPTLNDKNCVDGEIIVKTTPFTNVNLSQYLVRKGFAKILKPTNEDHVKTLENNKAYAKLIKNLLISESIADRRGIGVWEKQSWVENVQTISENTVKSIKNSPLTKLGSLTGTILKDASYVILFTLSTTYHTILATATYTKDRYIKLANIIKKIASRYNNSTKKISGK, from the exons ATGGGTCAAAATAGTGAGGAATATGTATTAGGAATACCACAATTACCAAATACCATTAACAAGTCATTAATTGATGAGTATCCATCTATTATTGTCAGA GGTGGAATAATTGTTACAGGTCTAGTTAGTCTTGGTATCTATCTTAAAACATCTCCATCT ttccGTCGTTTTAAACATGTCAGTCAAATACCAAAGATGTTTtatgataaagaaattttgatGAAAGGTATTGTTAAAGATGTTTCTTTAACAGGAAAATTTAGTATTGAACATTTACCATTAATTAAAGTTTCATTAATCAATACTTCAAAAGGTATCAAACCAATTAATGTTAATCTTGCTGGTATTGAGTTAAGTAATGAAG ttatcaAACCaacattaaatgataaaaattgtgTTGATGGAGAGATTATTGTAAAAACAACACCATTTACAAATGTCAACTTGTCCCAATATCTAGTTAGAAAAGGATttgcaaaaatattaaaaccaACAAATGAAGATCATGTTAAAACACTTGAAAACAACAAAGCATATGCtaagttaattaaaaatcttttaatatctGAGAGTATTGCTGATAGGAGAGGTATTGGTGTATGGGAGAAACAATCATGGGTTGAAAATGTTCAAACAATTTCAGAAAATACAGtaaaatctataaaaaattcaCCATTAACTAAATTAGGT AGTTTGACTGgaacaatattaaaagatgCTAGTTATGTTATCTTATTTACATTATCAACAACATACCATACTATTTTAGCTACAGCAACCTATACAAAAGATAGGTATATTAAATTagcaaatattataaaaaaaattgcaaGTCGTTATAACaattcaacaaaaaaaataagtggaaaataa
- a CDS encoding C2 domain and Rab-binding domain FIP-RBD-containing protein, whose protein sequence is MVTSDEGNFIVHVVKAEGLVSKKNQPLNVSVILKVTGKGSWKSEVSTDRITTNNGTVQWDQSCEFNLQPDDTKLTIVVENYSKVDSSSSSEVLANMTFYLQELIGFEEPSWFPLKKKKNDIKERGKIMISFKFNRSLVSAVSMYSLNSFGIKESRMDKLKRKIHFGKKKSKDTQSLASFSLSRRGSYSSICSDALAFGSDSPVPPGVEDRSNYSISRNPSLTQLQSINNSKTLPPQQKNSIKESSFGSNNFLKKNIFSSKGKSKSNMTFEDVYEEKCNLQHQKSNHPDNTNIYNTISTDKGYPSQDINSLNSSSGVTSQADITLSKEEMLSIIQELQRECSLKDEKITALKGYMEGLLTKIINTNPEILHVNGSKN, encoded by the exons atgGTGACGTCAGATGAaggtaattttattgttcatg ttgtAAAAGCAGAAGGATTAGTCAGCAAAAAGAATCAACCACTAAATGTGTCGGTTATCTTAAAAGTTACTGGTAAAGGATCATGGAAAAGTGAAGTATCCACTGATCGTATTACAACTAATAATGGTACTGTTCAATGGGATCAAAGTTGTGAATT taACCTTCAACCTGATGATACAAAATTAACAATAGTGGtagaaaattattcaaaGGTTGactcatcatcatcatctgAAGTATTGGCAAATATGACATTTTATCTACAAGAATTAATTGGTTTTGAAGAACCATCTTGGTttccattaaaaaaaaaaaagaatgataTAAAAGAGAGAGGGAAAATAATGattagttttaaatttaataggTCTCTTGTTTCAGCTGTTTCAATGTATTCTTTAAACTCATTTGGAATTAAAGAAAGTCGCAtggataaattaaaaagaaaaatacattttggaaaaaagaaaagtaaaGATACACAATCATTAGCATCATTTAGTCTTTCGAGACGTGGTTCTTATTCTTCAATATGTTCTGATGCTTTAGCATTTGGTTCAGATTCACCTGTACCACCTGGGGTAGAAGATAGATCTAATTATTCTATATCACGTAATCCTTCTTTAACACAATTACAATCTATCAATAATTCTAAAACTTTACCACctcaacaaaaaaattcaataaaaGAATCTTCTTTTggtagtaataattttttaaaaaaaaatattttttcatcaaaaGGAAAAAGTAAAAGTAATATGACATTTGAAGATGTCTATGAGGAGAAATGTAATTTACAACATCAAAAAAGTAATCATCCtgataatacaaatatttataatactaTATCAACAGATAAGGGTTATCCATCCCAAGatattaattctttaaaCTCATCATCAGGCGTTACATCACAAGCAGATATAACATTATCAAAAGAAGAAATGTTATCTATCATTCAAGAACTTCAACGAGAATGTTCTTTAAAGGATGAAAAAATTACAGCATTAAAAGGATATATGGAAGGgcttttaacaaaaattattaatactaACCCTGAAATACTACATGTGAATGgttcaaaaaattaa
- a CDS encoding NGFI-A-binding protein homolog has translation MNTLPPALSMCCLKPAASASEWQLQAVLFKANLMQYYDVFISQGGDDIDYIMKTDENEFLEIMSLVGMASKPLHVRRFQRTLHEFSQDRDTFLRTAARELTVAIIASQNNGSMGNGNDIINGHGEENGTINSLSYLIPNLFGGNLNTNTLSNINNIINVNNNISTPITTINNAKALLNQTLSISNSINSQNSRSNTSTPNHAMTIKSSCSSPISVCSNSSKNIIKNGIVISSGNSNKTSNTSGSLTPEEMANLFKNSDDNNTFYNTISIQLTSDGLLSESETDSIMKASAYVIQNYTESGVKLNKRKIKNDSLLSNRTNVYTIEELRRSGPLFLSYNARKVLQVSGIGIVGDSCKSNQIVGVKRTYDSINYNNNVDKNLKKMYEEEKVTSNNIESGITKDDSGNISTDVNSNTTKMILNAIEGASTKQDIDIDNTLIINSNKK, from the exons atgaatactTTACCTCCAGCTTTGAGTATGTGTTGTTTAAAACCAGCAGCATCTGCTTCTGAATGGCAATTACAGGCGGTGTTATTCAAAGCTAATCTTATGCAATATTATGATGTATTTATTTCACAAGGTGGTGATGATATTGATTACATAATGAAAACTGatgaaaatgaatttttagaaataatgtCTCTTGTTGGAATGGCATCAAAACCACTTCATGTTAGGAGATTTCAAAGAACATTACATGAATTTTCTCAGGATCGTGATACCTTTTTAAGGACAGCCGCAAGAGAATTGACTGTTGCCATAATAGCTTCACAAAATAATGGAAGTATGGGTAATggaaatgatattataaatggTCATGGAGAGGAAAATGGTACAATTAATTCTTTATCATACCTTATTCCTAATTTATTTGGAGGAAATTTAAATACTAACACATTATctaatattaacaatataataaatgttaataataatatttcaacaCCAATAACAACTATTAATAATGCTAAAGCTTTACTTAATCAAACATTATCCATTTCAAATTCAATAAATTCCCAAAATTCAAGATCAAATACATCAACACCAAATCATGCTATGACAATAAAAAGTTCATGCTCTTCACCTATTTCTGTTTGTTCAAAttcatctaaaaatataattaaaaatggaaTCGTCATATCATCAggtaatagtaataaaacaTCAAATACTTCTGGTAGTTTAACACCCGAAGAAATGGCaaatctatttaaaaattcagatgataataatacattttataatactatTTCTATTCAACTAACAAGTGATGGTTTGTTGTCTGAATCGGAGACAGACAGTATAATGAAAGCGTCTGCCTATGTCATACAAAATTATACTGAGTCTGGAGTAAAGTTAAATAAACGAAAAAT aaaaaacgATTCACTTTTATCTAATAGAACAAATGTTTATACTATTGAAGAATTACGTCGTTCCGGACCACTTTTTTTGTCATATAAtg cTAGAAAAGTTCTTCAAGTATCCGGAATAGGTATTGTTGGTGATAGTTGCAAAAGCAATCAAATTGTTGGTGTTAAAAGAACTTATGATTCAAttaattacaataataatgttGACAAGAATTT aaaaaagatGTATGAAGAGGAGAAAGTTACAAGTAATAATATAGAAAGTGGAATTACCAAAGATGATAGTGGAAATATTTCAACAGATGTTAATAGTAATACaacaaaaatgattttaaatgcTATAGAAGGTGCTTCAACAAAACAAGATATTGATATTGATaatacattaataataaattcaaataaaaaatag